A genomic stretch from Flavobacterium humidisoli includes:
- a CDS encoding RagB/SusD family nutrient uptake outer membrane protein, producing the protein MKSNYIKLIFAFVCIIIFGSCSDDFLDKKPTEFVNYEGATKTTENLMTLLNGIHRSLYIRYEGNQNENGLGSLMQQIDIAGDDIVFPVTNGWYLQVYNWAAFSNENSQDLRFQFRTYYRIIRNANTIINAVDASIGSDADKKIVKGQALLYRAFCHYQLVQLFGERYINGNNNSQLGVPIILTVGNDKFPRSTVEEVYVQINKDVDEANVLLADYTKPNNSHLDLKVAQGLKARIALTQGNWAVAANYANKARTGKTLMSASDYVAGFNDYSNKEWMWGSHINEVQTDYFGNFGAYMSRNYNSTVIRSCPKAINSKLYNIIPQTDVRSKIFDKTGSHTALSLASNYAKFPYTSQKFLSINTGDSRCDIPYMRVAEMYLIEAEAKARLGDANAAKVLFDFEITRDPAYVLTSNTGQALVEEILLQRRIELWGEGFRFYDLKRTNSSLDRTGANHDSSIVNGVLSVDSADKRWQWLIPKAEIDANPLIVQNPL; encoded by the coding sequence ATGAAATCAAATTATATAAAATTGATATTTGCATTTGTATGCATAATTATTTTTGGATCTTGTTCGGATGATTTTCTAGATAAAAAGCCAACAGAGTTTGTGAATTATGAAGGAGCAACAAAAACAACTGAAAACCTAATGACTCTTTTGAATGGTATTCACAGATCTTTATATATAAGATATGAAGGAAATCAAAATGAAAATGGGTTAGGCAGTTTGATGCAGCAGATAGATATTGCTGGTGATGACATTGTTTTCCCTGTTACTAATGGCTGGTATTTGCAAGTTTATAACTGGGCAGCATTTTCTAATGAGAATTCTCAGGATTTAAGATTCCAGTTTAGAACTTATTATAGAATAATTAGAAATGCAAATACTATTATAAATGCAGTAGATGCGTCCATCGGTTCTGATGCAGATAAGAAAATTGTAAAAGGACAAGCTTTACTTTATAGAGCTTTTTGTCATTATCAGTTGGTTCAGCTTTTTGGAGAAAGATATATAAACGGAAATAATAATTCTCAGCTTGGTGTTCCTATTATTTTGACTGTTGGCAATGATAAATTTCCTCGTTCAACAGTTGAAGAGGTATATGTGCAAATTAATAAGGATGTGGATGAAGCAAATGTTTTGCTAGCTGATTACACAAAACCTAACAATTCACATCTTGATTTAAAAGTAGCGCAAGGTCTGAAAGCAAGAATTGCTTTAACTCAAGGGAATTGGGCAGTAGCAGCAAATTATGCGAACAAAGCGAGAACGGGAAAAACACTAATGTCTGCATCAGATTATGTTGCGGGATTTAATGATTACTCTAATAAGGAATGGATGTGGGGAAGTCATATAAATGAAGTTCAAACTGATTATTTTGGAAACTTTGGAGCATATATGTCAAGAAATTATAATTCAACTGTTATACGTTCTTGCCCAAAAGCAATTAATAGTAAATTGTATAATATAATTCCCCAAACAGATGTTCGTTCTAAAATTTTTGATAAAACAGGAAGCCATACAGCTCTTTCATTGGCATCGAATTATGCTAAATTTCCTTATACTAGCCAGAAATTTTTATCAATAAATACAGGAGATAGTAGATGCGATATTCCATATATGCGAGTTGCCGAAATGTATCTAATAGAGGCTGAAGCTAAAGCCAGACTTGGAGATGCCAATGCAGCAAAAGTCCTTTTTGATTTTGAGATAACGAGAGATCCTGCTTATGTTTTGACTAGTAATACAGGTCAAGCCTTAGTTGAGGAAATACTTTTACAAAGAAGAATTGAATTATGGGGTGAAGGATTTCGATTCTATGATTTGAAGAGAACAAATTCGTCATTAGATAGAACAGGTGCAAATCATGATTCAAGTATTGTAAATGGAGTTTTAAGTGTAGACTCTGCAGATAAAAGATGGCAGTGGCTAATTCCTAAAGCAGAAATTGATGCCAATCCATTAATTGTGCAAAATCCATTATGA
- a CDS encoding SusC/RagA family TonB-linked outer membrane protein, producing MKRRLKGFAILVFLLTAQLFFAQEKTISGIVSDGSGPIPGANVVVKGTSNGVQTDFDGKYKIKAKTGDVIMFSYMGMKDQSITVGNSSTVNVKMQDGGEQLEEVVVQVAYGKAKKSSYTGSATQIKSEQLENRPLTNALSVLEGSSSGVQIQSSAGQPGAAPEVRIRGFSSINGSNTPLYIVDGVPYAGDISSLNSSDIESLTVLKDASSTSLYGSKAANGVIIITTKTGKSSKDKFSLNMSTGMTSRSIKDYERVNAFDYYPLEWEAIRNSRPMANQSQIDAANAYASTRVPVVLVTNPFNVPANSIVGTDGKLNPNAQLLYPQDLNWEKQLERAGVRQNVDFSYQGKSEKSNYFASLGYLNEEGYIQKSGFERTTGRLNLVTSLKDWFKTGVNISGALTNSKLGTDGVENTSSFKNPFRTIRTMGPIYPVFDHTANGDYVFDDNGDRVYSTTRGAGASNGRNVVYETLHDTDVVKGLALSARTFFEITFFKDFKFTTNASIDKTYSNRTYSYNTLIGDGAPTGLIGKDDKILTGVTYNQLLNYSKKVGSHNFTALLGHESFDYERNWTTGTKTGQVAQEIIEFVNYATTTGLNSYTRNYATESYFSRVGYDYDDKYIFSASLRRDGSSKFAKNNRWGNFWSFGGAWVISKENFLKEKTWINDLKLRASIGEVGNDSHTISDTNDAGSQINGLNYYVSQNTYSLGYDNGTEGGVLIYAAGAPNLKWEVNTQKDIAVEFGLFKNRLKGSIEYYNRNTDGLIFAVPNPLSSGLDNRMENIGSMVNKGIEISLDGAIIKTNDFSWNLNVNASTINNKITKLPQGEIIDGTKKLSVGHSIYDYWLRDWYGVDPADGYALYVANPQFVNSGDSTIRVVNGVNVTTDQNKALYHYAGSAIPDLFGSFGNTFKYKGLQLDIVCTYQIGGQMYDTNYAVLMHTGNNYGSAFSTDILNRWQKPGDVTDVPRLDVNRNTQSSAASDRWLKGSDYLSLRQINLSYKMPKEFISKLEIDNASVYINGENLLLFTKRQGMDPTQTFNGTTQNRYIPSRVITLGLNLNF from the coding sequence ATGAAAAGAAGATTAAAAGGATTTGCAATTCTTGTGTTTTTGTTGACTGCTCAATTGTTTTTTGCGCAGGAAAAAACAATTTCAGGAATTGTATCAGATGGAAGTGGACCAATTCCAGGTGCAAATGTTGTGGTAAAAGGAACTAGCAATGGAGTTCAAACCGATTTTGATGGGAAGTATAAAATTAAAGCCAAGACAGGAGACGTTATCATGTTTTCTTACATGGGTATGAAAGACCAATCTATTACAGTTGGTAATTCGTCTACTGTAAATGTCAAAATGCAAGATGGTGGAGAGCAATTGGAGGAGGTTGTGGTTCAGGTGGCTTATGGAAAAGCAAAAAAAAGTTCTTACACAGGATCAGCAACTCAAATTAAATCAGAACAGCTTGAGAATAGACCCTTAACGAATGCTTTATCTGTTTTAGAAGGTAGTTCTTCAGGGGTACAAATTCAAAGTTCGGCTGGTCAACCTGGAGCTGCACCAGAAGTAAGAATACGTGGATTCAGCTCTATAAATGGATCAAATACTCCACTTTATATTGTTGATGGAGTTCCTTACGCAGGAGATATAAGCAGTTTAAATTCAAGTGATATTGAAAGTCTAACTGTCCTAAAAGATGCTTCTTCAACTTCTCTTTATGGTTCAAAAGCTGCTAATGGAGTTATTATAATCACTACAAAAACAGGAAAGTCATCAAAAGATAAGTTTTCATTAAATATGAGTACTGGAATGACTTCTCGTTCAATTAAGGATTATGAAAGAGTGAATGCTTTTGATTATTATCCTCTAGAATGGGAGGCGATTAGAAATAGTCGTCCTATGGCAAACCAATCTCAAATTGATGCAGCTAATGCTTATGCTTCCACAAGAGTGCCAGTTGTTCTAGTTACAAATCCATTCAATGTTCCTGCAAATAGTATTGTTGGAACAGATGGAAAATTAAATCCAAATGCTCAATTGCTTTATCCACAAGATTTGAATTGGGAAAAACAATTGGAAAGAGCTGGAGTTCGTCAAAATGTAGATTTTTCTTATCAAGGGAAATCGGAGAAATCAAATTATTTCGCTTCTCTCGGTTATTTGAATGAAGAAGGATATATACAAAAGTCAGGTTTCGAAAGAACTACAGGAAGATTAAATCTTGTTACAAGTCTAAAAGATTGGTTCAAAACAGGAGTAAACATTTCAGGAGCTTTAACTAACTCTAAATTAGGGACTGATGGTGTAGAAAATACAAGTTCTTTCAAAAACCCATTTAGAACTATAAGAACGATGGGGCCTATTTACCCAGTTTTTGATCATACCGCCAATGGAGATTATGTGTTTGATGATAATGGCGATAGAGTTTATTCAACAACTAGGGGGGCGGGTGCTTCTAATGGACGAAATGTTGTTTATGAAACTTTACATGATACTGATGTAGTAAAAGGATTGGCACTTTCGGCAAGAACATTTTTCGAAATAACTTTTTTCAAAGATTTTAAATTCACCACAAATGCCTCAATTGATAAAACATATTCTAATAGAACCTATTCTTATAATACTTTAATTGGAGATGGGGCGCCAACAGGATTAATTGGAAAGGATGATAAAATTTTAACAGGAGTTACATATAATCAGTTGCTTAATTATTCTAAAAAAGTTGGCAGTCATAATTTTACTGCACTTTTGGGTCATGAAAGTTTCGATTATGAAAGAAATTGGACTACGGGCACTAAAACTGGTCAGGTAGCTCAAGAGATTATAGAGTTTGTTAATTATGCGACTACAACAGGCTTGAATTCTTATACGAGAAATTACGCTACCGAATCGTATTTTTCTAGAGTTGGGTATGACTATGATGATAAATATATTTTTTCTGCATCGTTACGAAGAGATGGATCCTCAAAATTTGCTAAAAATAATCGATGGGGAAATTTTTGGTCTTTTGGGGGAGCGTGGGTAATCTCTAAAGAGAATTTTTTAAAAGAAAAAACATGGATTAATGACTTAAAATTAAGAGCATCTATTGGAGAAGTTGGAAATGACTCACATACTATTAGTGATACAAATGATGCAGGTTCGCAAATTAATGGCTTGAATTATTACGTTAGTCAGAATACTTATAGTTTAGGATATGATAATGGAACAGAAGGCGGTGTGTTAATTTACGCTGCAGGAGCTCCTAATCTAAAATGGGAAGTCAATACCCAGAAAGATATTGCAGTAGAGTTTGGATTATTTAAAAATAGATTAAAAGGTAGTATTGAGTATTATAATAGAAATACTGATGGGTTAATTTTTGCAGTTCCAAATCCATTATCATCTGGCCTAGATAATAGAATGGAAAATATAGGTTCAATGGTAAATAAAGGAATTGAGATTTCATTAGATGGTGCAATTATCAAAACAAATGATTTTTCTTGGAACCTAAATGTTAATGCATCAACTATCAATAATAAAATTACAAAGCTGCCACAAGGGGAAATTATTGATGGAACTAAGAAACTTTCGGTAGGGCATTCAATTTACGATTATTGGCTAAGAGATTGGTATGGCGTGGATCCAGCAGATGGTTATGCTTTATATGTAGCTAATCCTCAATTTGTGAACTCTGGAGATAGTACGATAAGAGTTGTGAATGGAGTGAATGTAACTACAGACCAGAATAAAGCTTTATACCATTATGCTGGTTCAGCAATTCCAGATTTATTTGGAAGCTTTGGAAATACATTTAAATACAAAGGTCTTCAATTAGATATTGTTTGTACTTACCAAATAGGAGGACAAATGTATGATACTAATTATGCTGTTTTAATGCACACTGGGAATAATTACGGATCAGCATTTAGTACTGATATATTGAACAGGTGGCAAAAACCTGGAGATGTTACAGATGTACCACGATTAGATGTAAATAGAAATACTCAATCATCTGCCGCTTCAGACAGATGGTTAAAAGGTTCTGATTATTTATCATTAAGACAGATTAATTTATCTTATAAAATGCCAAAAGAGTTTATTTCAAAGTTAGAGATAGATAATGCTTCTGTTTACATTAATGGAGAAAACTTATTGTTGTTTACAAAACGTCAGGGAATGGATCCTACACAAACTTTTAACGGTACAACGCAGAATAGATATATACCATCTAGAGTAATAACATTAGGTCTGAATTTAAATTTTTAA
- the argS gene encoding arginine--tRNA ligase yields the protein MSLSQILTPSIQKAIQALFDVTVDKIEFQTTRKEFEGDITMVIFPLLKLTKSNPVELGNKIGNYLVENVSEVARFNVVSGFLNIVISDSYYVNFFNGIKDQNQFGFIAPNPDDKAVMVEYSSPNTNKPLHLGHVRNNLLGYSVAEILKASGKKVYKTQIINDRGIHICKSMLAWEKFGNGETPEISGLKGDKLVGKYYVEFDKAYKNEINGLIEAGKTEEEAKKQAPIIIEAQDMLKKWEAGDEKVISLWKKMNEWVYEGFATTYTNLGVNFDRYYYESNTYLLGKDVVQVGLDKGVFEKDPDGSVWIDLTDEGLDRKIVLRSDGTAVYMTQDIGTAIQRVKDMPDVGGMIYTVGNEQDHHFKVLFLILKKLGFDWASNLYHLSYGMVDLPSGKMKSREGTVVDADDLMQDMTDTAKQISEDLGKLDSYSDEEKAKLYKTIGLGALKYYILKIDPKKRILFNPEESVDFAGNTGPFIQYTYARIQSIIRKADFDFSNKIEIEELHEKEKELVKQIELFPEVIQNAAQNHSPALIANYTYDLVKEYNSFYQSVHILGEVDLTKKIFRVQLSQKVAEVIKSAFQLLGIEVPERM from the coding sequence ATGTCATTATCACAAATTCTTACACCTTCTATACAAAAAGCAATACAAGCATTATTTGATGTTACTGTTGATAAAATCGAGTTTCAAACTACTAGAAAAGAGTTTGAAGGAGATATTACAATGGTCATTTTTCCGCTATTGAAATTGACTAAAAGCAATCCAGTTGAATTAGGAAATAAAATTGGAAATTATCTAGTTGAGAATGTTTCTGAAGTTGCCCGTTTTAATGTAGTTTCTGGTTTCTTGAATATTGTTATTTCAGACAGTTATTATGTAAATTTCTTTAACGGAATAAAAGATCAAAATCAATTTGGTTTTATAGCTCCAAACCCAGATGATAAAGCGGTAATGGTAGAATATTCGTCTCCAAATACCAATAAACCTTTGCACTTAGGACACGTTCGTAACAATTTGTTAGGATATTCGGTTGCAGAAATTCTTAAAGCTTCTGGTAAAAAAGTATACAAAACACAAATTATCAACGATAGAGGAATTCATATCTGTAAATCGATGTTGGCTTGGGAGAAATTCGGAAACGGAGAAACTCCTGAAATTTCTGGTTTAAAAGGGGATAAATTAGTTGGTAAATACTACGTAGAGTTTGATAAAGCTTACAAAAATGAAATTAACGGTTTAATAGAAGCTGGAAAAACTGAAGAAGAAGCCAAAAAGCAAGCGCCAATTATCATTGAAGCACAAGACATGCTTAAAAAATGGGAAGCTGGCGACGAAAAAGTGATTTCTCTTTGGAAAAAAATGAACGAATGGGTTTATGAAGGTTTTGCAACAACTTATACTAATCTTGGAGTTAATTTTGATAGATATTATTACGAAAGTAACACTTATCTTTTAGGTAAAGATGTTGTTCAGGTAGGTTTAGATAAAGGCGTTTTTGAAAAAGATCCAGACGGTTCTGTTTGGATTGATTTGACTGATGAAGGTTTAGATCGTAAAATTGTATTGCGTTCTGACGGAACAGCAGTTTATATGACACAAGATATCGGAACAGCAATTCAGCGCGTAAAAGATATGCCAGATGTTGGTGGAATGATTTATACAGTTGGAAACGAGCAAGATCATCACTTTAAGGTATTATTCTTAATCTTGAAGAAATTAGGGTTTGACTGGGCTTCAAACTTATATCACTTATCATACGGAATGGTTGATTTACCTTCTGGAAAAATGAAAAGCCGTGAAGGAACTGTTGTAGATGCAGATGATTTGATGCAGGATATGACTGATACAGCAAAACAAATCTCAGAAGATTTAGGAAAATTAGACAGCTATTCTGACGAAGAAAAAGCGAAATTGTACAAAACAATTGGTTTAGGAGCTTTGAAATATTACATTTTAAAAATAGATCCTAAAAAACGTATCTTATTCAATCCAGAAGAATCTGTTGATTTTGCTGGAAATACTGGTCCGTTTATTCAATATACATACGCAAGAATTCAGTCTATAATCCGTAAAGCCGATTTTGATTTTTCTAACAAAATTGAAATTGAAGAACTTCATGAAAAAGAAAAAGAGTTGGTAAAACAAATCGAACTTTTCCCAGAAGTAATTCAGAACGCTGCTCAAAATCATAGTCCCGCATTAATTGCCAATTATACGTACGATTTAGTAAAAGAATATAACTCTTTTTACCAATCAGTTCATATTTTAGGAGAGGTTGATTTAACTAAGAAAATATTTAGAGTTCAGCTTTCTCAAAAAGTAGCTGAGGTAATAAAATCTGCGTTCCAATTATTAGGAATCGAAGTTCCAGAGAGAATGTAA
- a CDS encoding TonB-dependent receptor domain-containing protein has product MKLKFFLFALFGIIATAQAQNTGSITGKITEKSNNAPISYATVSLKENGKVVSGVNTDDNGDFSFKNIGLKSYTIEIQYIGFRKYIGSVLLSENKKNATLNVSLEEEATQLKGVNIVSERSTIEQKIDRKVVTVGKDLTTAGASASDIMNNIPSVNVDQDGKLSLRGNDNVRVLIDGRPTNIDPAQLLKQIPSTSIKKIELITNPSAKYNPEGMSGIINIILHKNANTGFNGSYSGGITFGKTAKYNQSLDLNYKTGKVNFFGNVGQNFGTYQNTGFIQRFDQDIVQNISVLNDNDSYLYKIGMDYLIDDHNTLSIYTNQNKSNGKGFVDTDIDYNNVTGSDISNIFQKSSYWGPDRVGTYNLAYKHIFKKEGHTLDFEANYSDNKETQNASFDTKTTKIDNTASGIVYNDFLQGTRKLSTVNVDYVNPLNEKTTLEAGAEARITRTDNDYITGNPLLPVASQTSHYTYDTDIYSAYVTFGQKYKKFSYQLGARFESYKVQANLNYGQTKFDDDYITLYPSAYLTYNLNEKNTLQLSYSRRVDRPSLEQTKPIREFATPLVTSLGNPELRPQFTNSVEVNYTKTLEKGSFTTGVFVRSINDQISRILYPDPADPSMEKQIMSFTNYDHNTAYGFEVSFNYKITKWWDIQPSIDFSSINQQGIVFQYDPATNTSNPIDRKITVAAFNGRMNSNFKVNKRLSFLAFGFYRGATDGLQNNSHEMYKMDIGTRYTLLDNKMNLSVRFNDVFNTMKYAFDTMYPYPQAGQFKWESQTVYFGLTYNFGGGKIKNLQRKQRDDNTNKGGGGMF; this is encoded by the coding sequence ATGAAATTAAAATTCTTTCTGTTTGCGTTATTCGGTATAATCGCAACAGCACAGGCCCAGAATACTGGAAGTATTACTGGAAAAATTACAGAAAAGTCGAACAATGCGCCAATTTCTTATGCAACTGTTTCGCTTAAAGAAAATGGAAAAGTGGTTTCTGGAGTAAATACAGATGATAACGGAGACTTTTCATTTAAAAACATTGGTCTAAAAAGTTACACAATCGAGATTCAATATATTGGATTTAGAAAATACATCGGTTCTGTTCTTTTGAGCGAAAACAAAAAAAATGCCACTTTAAATGTTTCGCTTGAAGAAGAAGCTACACAGCTTAAAGGTGTTAACATTGTTAGCGAGCGTTCAACTATCGAACAAAAAATTGATAGAAAAGTGGTTACTGTTGGTAAAGATTTAACTACGGCTGGAGCTTCTGCATCAGATATTATGAACAATATTCCTTCTGTAAATGTAGATCAAGACGGAAAACTTTCGCTTCGCGGAAATGACAATGTTCGTGTATTAATTGACGGGCGTCCAACAAATATTGACCCTGCCCAATTATTAAAACAAATTCCATCGACTTCTATCAAGAAAATTGAATTGATTACTAACCCAAGTGCAAAATACAATCCAGAAGGAATGTCTGGAATCATTAATATCATCTTGCATAAAAATGCGAATACTGGTTTTAACGGAAGTTATAGCGGTGGTATTACATTTGGTAAAACGGCAAAATACAACCAATCTTTAGATTTAAATTACAAAACTGGGAAAGTAAATTTCTTTGGAAATGTGGGACAAAACTTTGGAACTTACCAAAACACAGGATTCATACAAAGATTTGATCAAGATATAGTTCAAAATATTTCTGTTTTGAATGATAATGATTCCTACTTATACAAAATTGGAATGGATTATTTAATTGATGATCACAACACTTTGTCTATCTACACAAATCAAAACAAATCTAACGGAAAAGGCTTTGTAGATACTGATATTGATTACAATAATGTAACTGGTTCTGATATTTCTAATATCTTTCAAAAATCAAGCTATTGGGGACCTGATAGAGTTGGAACATACAATTTGGCATACAAACACATCTTCAAAAAAGAAGGCCATACTTTAGATTTTGAAGCAAATTACAGTGATAATAAAGAAACTCAAAATGCTTCTTTCGACACTAAAACAACCAAAATTGACAATACTGCTTCTGGTATTGTTTATAATGATTTTCTTCAAGGAACCAGAAAATTAAGCACTGTGAACGTAGATTATGTTAATCCGTTAAACGAAAAAACAACCCTTGAAGCTGGAGCTGAAGCAAGGATCACGAGAACTGATAACGATTATATTACTGGAAATCCTTTGTTACCTGTAGCAAGCCAAACCTCTCATTATACTTATGATACAGATATTTATTCTGCTTATGTAACATTTGGACAGAAATACAAAAAGTTTAGCTATCAATTGGGTGCACGTTTTGAAAGTTATAAAGTACAGGCAAATTTAAATTACGGTCAGACTAAATTTGATGATGATTATATTACATTGTATCCATCTGCCTATTTAACGTATAATTTGAATGAGAAAAACACTTTACAGTTAAGCTACAGCAGACGTGTAGACCGTCCGAGTTTAGAACAGACAAAACCTATTCGTGAATTTGCAACTCCATTGGTAACTTCATTAGGAAACCCAGAATTAAGACCTCAGTTTACCAACTCAGTAGAAGTAAATTATACTAAAACTCTTGAAAAAGGAAGCTTTACAACTGGAGTTTTTGTTAGAAGTATTAATGACCAAATCAGCAGAATTTTATATCCTGATCCAGCAGATCCGAGCATGGAAAAACAAATCATGAGTTTTACCAACTACGATCATAATACAGCTTACGGATTTGAAGTTTCTTTCAATTATAAAATCACAAAATGGTGGGATATCCAACCATCGATTGATTTCTCAAGTATTAATCAGCAAGGTATCGTATTCCAATATGATCCTGCAACAAACACAAGTAATCCAATCGACAGAAAAATCACAGTTGCTGCTTTCAACGGACGTATGAACTCTAATTTTAAAGTAAACAAACGTTTAAGTTTCTTAGCTTTTGGATTCTATAGAGGCGCTACAGACGGGCTTCAAAATAACAGCCACGAAATGTATAAAATGGATATCGGTACACGTTACACCTTATTGGACAACAAAATGAATTTGAGCGTTCGTTTCAATGACGTTTTCAATACCATGAAATATGCTTTTGACACCATGTATCCTTATCCTCAAGCAGGTCAGTTTAAATGGGAAAGCCAAACGGTTTACTTTGGTTTGACTTACAACTTTGGAGGCGGAAAAATCAAAAATTTACAACGTAAACAAAGAGACGACAATACTAACAAAGGCGGGGGCGGCATGTTCTAA
- a CDS encoding copper homeostasis protein CutC: MKKNQLEIACFNYESALIAQANGADRIELCENMKLGGTTPNSILVVKVRESINIKMHVIIRPRGGDFVYSDEELTEMKQDIKQYKKLGVDGFVFGILKENGKVNKKQNKELVHLAHPLSCTFHRAFDVVKNPEKSLEDVIDCGFKTILTSGQGVNVEEGIFALERLQELAGDRIEIMPGGGLRSSNIKLLQEKLDLTFYHSSAITDNSETANPEEIKELCNFL; this comes from the coding sequence ATGAAAAAAAATCAACTAGAAATAGCTTGTTTTAATTATGAATCGGCATTAATTGCTCAAGCAAATGGCGCAGATAGAATTGAGCTATGTGAAAATATGAAATTGGGAGGAACTACTCCAAACTCTATTTTGGTAGTAAAAGTTCGCGAAAGTATAAATATAAAAATGCACGTTATTATAAGGCCTCGAGGTGGTGATTTTGTTTATTCTGACGAAGAGCTTACCGAAATGAAACAAGATATCAAGCAATATAAAAAACTAGGTGTAGACGGTTTCGTTTTCGGGATTTTAAAAGAAAACGGAAAAGTAAATAAAAAGCAGAATAAGGAATTAGTGCATTTGGCGCATCCCTTATCTTGTACTTTTCACCGCGCTTTTGACGTAGTTAAAAATCCTGAAAAATCGCTCGAAGATGTAATCGACTGTGGCTTCAAAACCATTTTAACTTCAGGTCAAGGTGTAAATGTAGAGGAAGGGATTTTCGCTTTAGAAAGGCTTCAAGAACTAGCGGGAGACAGAATTGAAATTATGCCAGGAGGAGGTTTAAGATCTTCAAATATCAAATTGTTACAAGAAAAATTAGACCTTACTTTTTATCATTCTTCAGCAATCACAGATAATTCTGAAACTGCAAATCCAGAAGAAATAAAGGAATTGTGTAACTTTTTATAG
- a CDS encoding 3-oxoacyl-ACP synthase III family protein, whose product MYHSKIAGLGYYVPSNVVTNDDLSKIMDTNDEWIQERTGIQERRHIIRGEDTTTSMGVKAAKIAIERSGVAKEDIDFVVFATLSPDYYFPGPGVLVQRDLGLRTVGALDVRNQCSGFVYAISVADQYIKTGMYKNILVIGSEVHSTGLDMTTRGRGVSVIFGDGAGAAVLSREEDLSKGILSTHLHSEGEHAEELALQAPGMGARWVTDIIADNDPNDESYYPYMNGQFVFKNAVVRFAEVINEGLEANGLQVSDIDMLIPHQANLRISQFIQNKFKLTDDQVHNNIQKYGNTTAASIPIALTEAWEQGKIKSGDTVVLAAFGSGFTWASAIIKW is encoded by the coding sequence ATGTATCATTCAAAAATAGCTGGTTTAGGATATTATGTTCCTTCTAATGTGGTGACTAACGATGATTTGTCTAAGATAATGGATACCAATGATGAATGGATTCAGGAAAGAACCGGAATTCAGGAAAGAAGACACATTATCCGTGGAGAAGACACTACTACTTCAATGGGAGTAAAAGCAGCTAAAATTGCAATCGAGCGTTCTGGTGTTGCCAAAGAAGATATTGACTTTGTAGTTTTTGCTACATTAAGTCCAGATTATTATTTTCCAGGGCCTGGAGTTCTGGTTCAAAGAGATTTAGGTTTAAGAACAGTTGGAGCATTAGATGTTAGAAATCAATGTTCTGGTTTTGTTTATGCAATTTCTGTTGCAGATCAATATATTAAAACAGGAATGTATAAAAATATTTTGGTTATTGGTTCTGAGGTTCACTCTACAGGATTAGACATGACAACTCGCGGACGTGGAGTTTCTGTAATTTTTGGAGATGGAGCAGGAGCTGCAGTTTTAAGCCGTGAAGAAGATTTAAGCAAAGGAATTTTATCTACACATTTACACTCTGAAGGAGAGCATGCAGAAGAATTAGCTTTGCAGGCACCAGGAATGGGAGCGCGTTGGGTAACAGATATTATTGCAGATAATGATCCGAATGATGAAAGTTATTATCCATATATGAACGGACAATTTGTATTTAAAAATGCTGTAGTTCGTTTTGCTGAAGTAATCAATGAAGGATTGGAGGCAAATGGTCTTCAAGTTTCAGATATTGATATGTTGATTCCGCATCAAGCAAATTTGAGAATTTCGCAATTCATTCAAAATAAATTCAAATTAACAGACGACCAAGTTCACAACAATATTCAGAAATACGGAAACACAACAGCAGCATCTATTCCGATTGCTCTGACAGAAGCTTGGGAACAAGGGAAAATCAAATCTGGAGATACTGTAGTTTTAGCAGCCTTCGGAAGTGGATTTACTTGGGCAAGTGCTATTATTAAATGGTAA